Below is a genomic region from Salinicoccus roseus.
TCAGCACTATGTTACGGCCTACATTCTTAGGCATCCGTAAACCTCCATTTCTAGTACGACTAAAAGAAATAATACCATGTTTTCACACTATTATTCCACTGTTTTGACTTACTGGTAGAGCTCTGGTTTCAATAGTCCGATATATGGCAGGTTCCTGTATTTTTCATCAAAATCCAGACCATAACCGACGACGAATCCATCAGATATTTCCGTTCCTACGTATTTCACATCAACTTCAAGCTTCCTGTTGATCGGCTTGTCCAGCAGTGTCACTATTTCCAATGACGCTGCATTCCTGTATTCGATCAGGTCCATGATGGAATTCAGTGTCGTGCCTGTTTCTATGATGTCCTCGACCACGATGACATGGCGCCCGTCGACAGAAGTGGACAGATCCTTGAGGATTTTGACCTCACCGGAGGATTTCGTTCCCACATAGCTTGAAACATCCATGAAATCTATTTCCAGATGTGTATCTATGTACTTGATCAGATCTCCCATGAACATGATGGATCCTTTGAGCAGACCGACCAGTATCGGCGTCTTGCCTTCGTAGTCTTCAGTAATACGTCTGCCGAGCCTTTCTGCTATGTTTTGAATTTCCTCTTCAGATAATACAACTTCGCTTATATCATTTCTCAGGCTCATCCGTAAACTCCTTTTCAATAAGTAATCGACTGTTCATTTCCTTGCTACCCATTATATTATAAATTTCACCCAGTGCAATGATTTGGCGGTCCGGATCCAGGATGACCGGCATTTTTTCCCGCTCATCCCTCGGTACTTTACCGTCTATGAAAATACGGGAAAGCTTTTTTGTGCCGATGCCCGGTAACTGCATGCGGTCCCCCGCCTCCTTCGTCCTCACCATGAGCGGATACTGATGCGGCTCCAGCCTCGAGGTGATCCTGTACCCGTTGAAGACATGGCTGCCATCGCCTTCAATCATCATCATACCTGCATTTTCACCCTTACCCTGTTTTCTGATGATATGATCATATGAAATGACAATCCTCACATCTCCAGCTTCAAAGGAGGCATTTGCCGTATCCGATGCGATGACCGACATGATCTCTTCGATATACCGGCGCCTCGGCTCCACACCATCCTCCTTGAGCCAGGCCTGCATGATATAGAGCCTGATGATGTGCTTCTGCGCGTTGAAGTCCTTCCGCGGAAGGTCCGCCCCCCGACCTTCCAGAAAAGCCTCCGCTTTCTCCTGGAGAAGATCATCGATCTCCGCCATATCATCACGCAGACGGAGCAGATGGGCTTCCTGCAGATTGGTGCTTTCCTTAATCGGCGGCATGAGGCGGTGCCGGATGTAGTTCCTCGTGTAATCGGTCCGGCTGTTCGTCTCATCTTCGAAATGGACGACGCCGTGCTTCTGTGCGTATGCTTCGATTTCCTCACGGGATACGCTGATCAGTGGGCGCACGATCCTGTACTCTTCCCTTCCCCGCTCAGCAGGGATGCCCATGGATCC
It encodes:
- the hpt gene encoding hypoxanthine phosphoribosyltransferase → MRNDISEVVLSEEEIQNIAERLGRRITEDYEGKTPILVGLLKGSIMFMGDLIKYIDTHLEIDFMDVSSYVGTKSSGEVKILKDLSTSVDGRHVIVVEDIIETGTTLNSIMDLIEYRNAASLEIVTLLDKPINRKLEVDVKYVGTEISDGFVVGYGLDFDEKYRNLPYIGLLKPELYQ
- the tilS gene encoding tRNA lysidine(34) synthetase TilS; translation: MELFRPWEKDDTVALAISGGVDSMVLYHLLSTIHAQAYGRLILLHVNHGQRAASVEEAAYIEKMAQQDGHICEIETLSIPSDAFSQERARQARYHFFDVMMKRYGADVLLTAHHLDDQYETILHSLLSGRHLPGSMGIPAERGREEYRIVRPLISVSREEIEAYAQKHGVVHFEDETNSRTDYTRNYIRHRLMPPIKESTNLQEAHLLRLRDDMAEIDDLLQEKAEAFLEGRGADLPRKDFNAQKHIIRLYIMQAWLKEDGVEPRRRYIEEIMSVIASDTANASFEAGDVRIVISYDHIIRKQGKGENAGMMMIEGDGSHVFNGYRITSRLEPHQYPLMVRTKEAGDRMQLPGIGTKKLSRIFIDGKVPRDEREKMPVILDPDRQIIALGEIYNIMGSKEMNSRLLIEKEFTDEPEK